The proteins below are encoded in one region of Fimbriimonadaceae bacterium:
- the nuoG gene encoding NADH-quinone oxidoreductase subunit NuoG — translation MAGANQGQTVKLTINDVEIDVPQGELIVESVKRLGLEIPIFCYHPRMKPVGMCRMCLVEVGFKQPDGSVRKMPKPQAGCTLPASEGMVVYTDTELIHNDRRGVLEFLLANHPLDCPICDRGGECPLQNNTLAYGPSTSRFIELKRHLPKAFPLSKYVTLDLERCIQCGRCVRFTEEISGDHDLAFRFRGAEMQPSTFQLTEFESKFSGNVIEICPVGALTSARYRFRARPWDLETAPSVCTQCSNGCNTWFDHRVGRFVRVNARTNEAVNEDWTCDRGKFGHDNYNSPGRLTTPLVRQGEGLAETGWSEAYEALFQGFEPGGAEVAGLVGPEVSNEALFLFANLFRTAFKSPNLDYRWRQNLVPAGQSVSARLGVEPVQGRIADLETAGSILVFGTSLADELPIAYLRVRKAATHHGAKVVVATDRPTEVERFATVTLHYRPGTGATLAAGLLAQLVKDGRAEFPPATRDELAKFDAARVENETGVSQGGLRAAAALLPGARVLTSHALYNFPDAASVMEHLAGMAMATGGRFDCWATGANDQGAEELGVRPDAVPGATGLDTRAVLEGCATGRIKALWLFGADPFVLHPDQDLVRRALETVPFLAYAGSLTNEAVHYASVVLPMALPAEAEGTFTNCERRVQLVRPAVPPPGLAKPAWRIVSECLLRATDQTPFFNPAEVLTKIAETVPAFAGIGADSLAGEGFLLGARSGASHAEAVGVGQGA, via the coding sequence ATGGCAGGCGCGAACCAAGGACAGACCGTGAAGCTCACGATCAACGACGTCGAAATCGACGTGCCTCAAGGCGAGTTGATCGTTGAATCGGTCAAGCGGCTTGGACTTGAGATCCCGATTTTCTGCTACCACCCCCGGATGAAGCCCGTGGGAATGTGCCGCATGTGCCTCGTCGAAGTCGGCTTCAAACAACCGGACGGGTCGGTCCGCAAGATGCCCAAGCCCCAAGCGGGGTGCACCCTGCCTGCAAGCGAGGGGATGGTCGTCTATACCGACACCGAACTTATCCACAACGACCGAAGGGGCGTCCTCGAGTTTCTCCTGGCCAACCATCCTTTGGACTGCCCGATCTGCGACAGGGGCGGTGAGTGCCCGCTGCAGAACAACACCTTGGCCTATGGCCCTTCCACCAGCCGCTTCATCGAGTTGAAGCGCCACCTGCCCAAGGCCTTCCCGCTCTCCAAGTACGTCACCCTGGACTTGGAGCGGTGCATCCAGTGCGGCCGTTGCGTCCGCTTCACCGAGGAGATCAGTGGCGACCACGACCTCGCCTTCCGCTTCCGCGGCGCAGAGATGCAGCCGAGCACCTTCCAGTTGACGGAGTTCGAGAGCAAGTTCAGCGGGAACGTGATCGAAATTTGCCCGGTCGGCGCTTTGACCTCCGCCCGTTACCGGTTCCGCGCCCGCCCTTGGGACCTGGAAACCGCGCCGTCGGTCTGCACCCAGTGCTCCAACGGGTGCAACACCTGGTTCGACCACCGCGTCGGCCGCTTCGTGCGCGTCAACGCGCGCACGAACGAAGCCGTGAACGAGGATTGGACGTGCGACCGTGGCAAGTTCGGCCACGACAACTACAACTCGCCGGGACGCCTCACCACCCCGCTCGTGCGCCAAGGGGAGGGCCTCGCCGAAACGGGCTGGTCCGAAGCGTATGAAGCGCTCTTCCAAGGCTTCGAGCCCGGTGGAGCGGAAGTGGCCGGTCTCGTCGGGCCTGAAGTCTCGAACGAGGCCCTCTTCCTCTTCGCCAACCTCTTCCGAACCGCTTTCAAATCCCCGAACCTGGACTACCGATGGCGGCAGAACCTCGTGCCGGCGGGCCAGTCCGTCTCGGCCCGCTTGGGCGTCGAGCCCGTGCAGGGCCGCATCGCCGACCTTGAAACGGCCGGGTCGATCCTCGTCTTTGGGACGTCGCTGGCCGACGAACTCCCGATCGCCTACCTGCGCGTCCGCAAGGCGGCCACCCACCACGGCGCCAAAGTCGTGGTCGCCACCGACCGCCCGACCGAGGTCGAACGGTTCGCAACAGTCACCTTGCACTACCGGCCGGGCACCGGCGCCACCCTCGCGGCCGGTCTGCTCGCACAGTTGGTCAAAGACGGCCGTGCCGAATTCCCGCCCGCGACCCGCGACGAACTCGCCAAGTTCGACGCCGCCCGGGTCGAGAACGAGACCGGGGTCTCGCAAGGCGGCTTGCGCGCCGCCGCGGCCCTCCTGCCAGGCGCGCGCGTCCTCACGAGCCACGCGCTCTATAACTTCCCGGACGCCGCCAGCGTGATGGAGCACTTGGCCGGGATGGCCATGGCCACCGGCGGCCGCTTCGATTGCTGGGCCACCGGCGCGAACGACCAAGGCGCTGAGGAACTCGGCGTGCGGCCGGACGCAGTGCCGGGCGCGACCGGCCTGGATACGCGGGCCGTCCTCGAAGGCTGCGCCACGGGCCGCATCAAGGCGCTCTGGCTCTTTGGCGCGGACCCCTTCGTTTTGCACCCGGACCAAGACCTGGTCCGCCGTGCCCTGGAGACTGTGCCGTTCCTGGCCTATGCCGGCTCGCTCACAAACGAGGCCGTGCACTACGCCAGCGTCGTCCTCCCCATGGCGCTGCCCGCCGAGGCGGAAGGGACGTTCACGAACTGCGAGCGCCGCGTCCAACTGGTCCGGCCCGCGGTGCCGCCGCCGGGGCTCGCCAAGCCCGCCTGGCGCATCGTGAGCGAGTGCCTGCTCCGCGCCACGGACCAAACCCCGTTCTTTAACCCGGCAGAAGTGCTGACCAAAATTGCGGAAACGGTGCCCGCGTTCGCGGGGATCGGTGCGGATTCCCTGGCCGGCGAAGGCTTCTTGCTCGGCGCGCGGTCCGGTGCGTCCCACGCCGAGGCCGTCGGGGTAGGACAAGGCGCCTGA
- a CDS encoding NADH-quinone oxidoreductase subunit H produces the protein MPGPFYLAILRVLILVGATLTLVPGLIWFERRLLSWMQDRQGPNRTGTITFGTSFLGIPIPKGLQGRKIQTFGLLQPIADGLKLFLKEDITPANIDRKVYFIAPFVALFPAFTLGGTLPWGATHLPFSAVAGGLYSHLTPVADVEIGLLFVLAISSLGVYGVVLAGYASNNKYSLMGGLRASAQLISYELGMGVSLACIAMAVGSLKMSEIVRAQEGPLWGAFPVVQNWFVFTPFGFVSFVVFLVCMIAETNRAPFDLPEAENELIAGYHTEYSSMKFAVFFMGEYAAMFIFSGILSAVFLGGYNLMPFRWEYLAEAVPAARGFFQNMAWANYWLGPLSFVAKCAAGIALYIWIRATLPRLRYDQLMNLGWKTLLPVAVANFIIVGIWVVCTELYGAAGGWAAVLAAFVVVAILYTNVVAAVQKAAPASAGPRRSIRLVKPEGR, from the coding sequence ATCCCTGGCCCCTTCTACCTGGCTATTTTGCGGGTGCTTATCCTGGTCGGCGCCACACTCACGCTCGTTCCTGGGCTCATTTGGTTCGAGCGAAGGCTCCTTTCCTGGATGCAGGACCGCCAAGGCCCGAACCGAACGGGGACCATCACCTTCGGCACCTCGTTCCTGGGCATTCCGATTCCCAAGGGCCTGCAGGGGCGAAAGATCCAAACGTTCGGGCTCTTGCAGCCCATCGCCGACGGTCTGAAGCTCTTCCTCAAGGAAGACATCACCCCCGCCAACATTGACCGCAAGGTTTATTTCATAGCCCCGTTCGTCGCGCTCTTTCCCGCCTTCACGCTCGGGGGCACGCTCCCCTGGGGAGCGACCCACCTGCCGTTCTCGGCGGTGGCGGGCGGCCTTTACAGCCATCTCACCCCGGTCGCCGACGTCGAGATCGGCCTGCTCTTCGTTCTCGCCATCTCCAGCCTCGGCGTCTATGGCGTCGTCCTCGCCGGCTATGCGAGCAACAACAAGTACTCGCTGATGGGCGGCCTGCGCGCGTCGGCGCAGCTCATAAGTTATGAACTGGGCATGGGGGTCTCCCTCGCGTGCATCGCGATGGCGGTCGGTTCGCTCAAGATGTCCGAGATCGTCCGCGCGCAAGAAGGCCCCCTTTGGGGCGCGTTCCCGGTCGTGCAAAACTGGTTCGTCTTCACACCGTTCGGCTTCGTAAGCTTTGTGGTCTTCTTGGTCTGCATGATCGCGGAGACCAACCGCGCGCCCTTCGACCTTCCCGAAGCTGAGAACGAACTCATCGCCGGCTACCACACCGAGTACAGTTCCATGAAGTTCGCGGTTTTCTTCATGGGTGAATACGCCGCGATGTTCATCTTTAGCGGCATTCTTTCCGCAGTCTTCCTTGGCGGCTATAACCTGATGCCTTTCCGGTGGGAATACCTTGCGGAAGCGGTGCCGGCAGCCCGCGGATTCTTCCAGAACATGGCGTGGGCGAACTACTGGCTCGGACCCCTAAGTTTCGTCGCAAAGTGCGCGGCGGGCATCGCGCTTTACATCTGGATCCGCGCCACCTTGCCGCGGCTTCGCTATGACCAACTGATGAACCTGGGTTGGAAGACCTTGCTGCCCGTCGCAGTGGCAAACTTTATCATCGTCGGGATCTGGGTCGTCTGCACAGAATTGTACGGTGCGGCGGGCGGATGGGCGGCCGTCCTCGCCGCTTTTGTCGTGGTCGCTATCCTCTATACCAACGTCGTCGCCGCCGTGCAGAAGGCCGCGCCGGCCTCCGCCGGGCCGCGCCGCTCGATCCGGCTCGTTAAACCGGAGGGCAGATGA
- a CDS encoding NADH-quinone oxidoreductase subunit J yields the protein MNAGKVVFFILAAVALLSALGLVAFGKNPVRAAIMLVLNFFTLAIMYFSLGAQLLGITQIMVYAGAIMVLFLFVIMVLQNQGAMERIEEKTRDRKGILALLGALALWLIVHVGVIVPISTSRGSRVADDYGSPQAIGTILFTTYAWPFLVASVLLLVGIVGSILLAKRRL from the coding sequence ATGAACGCGGGCAAAGTAGTCTTCTTCATCCTCGCGGCGGTCGCGCTGCTCTCCGCCCTGGGATTGGTCGCGTTCGGCAAAAACCCGGTGCGCGCCGCGATCATGCTTGTCCTCAATTTCTTTACGCTGGCGATCATGTACTTTTCGCTAGGCGCGCAGCTACTGGGCATCACGCAGATCATGGTCTATGCGGGAGCGATCATGGTGCTATTCCTCTTCGTCATCATGGTTTTGCAGAACCAAGGTGCGATGGAGCGGATCGAGGAAAAGACGCGTGACCGCAAAGGAATCCTCGCGCTCTTGGGGGCGCTGGCCCTTTGGCTTATCGTCCATGTTGGCGTGATCGTCCCTATCTCGACTTCAAGGGGCTCGCGCGTCGCGGACGATTATGGGTCGCCCCAAGCGATCGGCACCATCTTGTTCACGACGTATGCCTGGCCCTTCCTCGTTGCGAGCGTGCTACTCCTAGTCGGAATCGTCGGCTCGATCTTGCTGGCTAAGAGGAGGCTATAA
- the nuoK gene encoding NADH-quinone oxidoreductase subunit NuoK, translating to MIAFQVPVGYWLSLAVAMFAIGSAGVVIHRNPVVVFMCIELMLNSTNLAFLTMARYQITANQTDTLATQSSMHGQMMVIFVMAVAAAEVAVGLGIIMAIFRQRNQADVDDMSTMRL from the coding sequence TTGATCGCTTTTCAAGTCCCTGTCGGATATTGGCTCTCGCTCGCGGTCGCGATGTTTGCGATCGGTTCTGCCGGCGTTGTCATCCACCGGAACCCGGTCGTGGTCTTCATGTGCATCGAACTCATGCTGAACTCGACAAACCTCGCGTTCCTGACAATGGCCCGGTATCAGATAACGGCTAACCAGACCGACACGCTTGCGACCCAATCTTCGATGCACGGGCAGATGATGGTGATCTTCGTTATGGCCGTCGCCGCGGCGGAAGTCGCCGTCGGACTAGGCATTATCATGGCAATATTCCGTCAAAGAAACCAGGCGGACGTGGACGATATGAGCACAATGAGGCTGTAA
- the nuoL gene encoding NADH-quinone oxidoreductase subunit L — MSPDFSNVSLVILFPFLGFLVQALFGKAIIDTLGTKIGRTVCGALAVLPIFASFLIGLGLTGQLANLGEESRSAIVTFFDWITLKSISIPFELRVDPLSMTMVLIITGIGSLIHLYAMGYMSDERDYARFFTYMNLFVTAMLILVLGNNLVLTFMGWEGVGLCSYLLIGFWYKDVANSKAANKAFIVNRIGDWGFTLGMFGIVVLMAANRGSLGITDSRWLSFDIILPYAHQILENHPAWATGIALLLFVGAMGKSAQYPLAIWLPDAMAGPTPVSALIHAATMVTSGIYLLTRMSEWFVASPLAMAVVAGVGALTALIGAITAFGQTDIKKVLAYSTVSQLGYMFIGCGVGAFYAGMFHVVTHAFFKALLFLGAGAVIHAMAHDQDMRNYGGLWKKVPITFWTMVAGWGAIAGIPWLFSGFWSKEAILGTAVNSENPYGFAGLTVGAWAGWVGFGVAFLTACYMTRMMILTFAGKEQRWRIAHAVEHAHDDHGHAHAADHHEDHAGHELSPIFFASTAEAEAEQLALQEDHHHHLDEHHEPHEVPPVMWMPLVVLAIFSLGWFGYLLYESPQFSLEHWLGFAHGHGEEGHHGPVSHTTLLLISAVTSLGGIALAFALYWKKLPEREGWDMAKWNPVQRFVGGRGIDITGFSLSVGNMLGSLSKAFDATIDFVVNGVGMVSKGLGGVGRLVQTGYVRAYALLMQIGVILLVGYVILTIMMRGMQ, encoded by the coding sequence ATGAGCCCGGATTTCTCGAACGTCTCGCTCGTCATCTTATTCCCGTTCTTGGGCTTCCTCGTCCAAGCACTGTTCGGTAAGGCGATCATAGACACCTTGGGCACGAAGATCGGCCGAACGGTCTGCGGAGCGCTCGCCGTGCTTCCGATCTTCGCCTCGTTCCTTATCGGTTTGGGCCTCACCGGCCAGCTCGCAAACTTGGGGGAAGAAAGCCGATCCGCGATCGTTACTTTCTTTGATTGGATAACCCTTAAGAGTATCAGTATCCCATTTGAGCTTCGCGTCGACCCCTTGTCGATGACGATGGTGCTCATCATCACGGGAATCGGCTCGCTCATCCATCTCTACGCGATGGGTTACATGTCCGATGAGCGCGACTACGCGCGGTTCTTCACGTACATGAACCTCTTCGTGACGGCGATGCTGATCCTGGTGTTAGGGAACAACTTGGTCCTAACCTTTATGGGTTGGGAAGGGGTCGGCCTCTGTTCCTACCTGTTGATCGGCTTCTGGTACAAGGACGTCGCGAACAGCAAAGCCGCCAACAAAGCGTTTATCGTTAACCGGATCGGCGACTGGGGCTTTACGCTCGGCATGTTCGGAATCGTCGTCCTTATGGCGGCGAACCGCGGTTCGCTCGGAATCACGGACTCTCGCTGGTTAAGTTTCGACATCATCCTGCCATATGCGCACCAGATTCTGGAGAACCACCCAGCTTGGGCCACTGGGATCGCCTTGCTCTTGTTCGTAGGCGCTATGGGCAAGTCCGCCCAGTATCCTTTGGCCATATGGCTGCCCGACGCGATGGCGGGCCCGACCCCAGTCTCCGCACTCATCCACGCGGCGACAATGGTCACTTCAGGTATCTATCTGCTCACAAGAATGAGCGAATGGTTTGTGGCTTCGCCACTTGCCATGGCCGTCGTTGCCGGAGTCGGCGCGCTCACCGCCCTTATCGGTGCCATCACCGCTTTCGGACAGACCGACATCAAGAAAGTCCTCGCTTATTCTACGGTTTCGCAGCTGGGCTACATGTTCATCGGTTGTGGCGTTGGCGCGTTCTATGCCGGCATGTTCCACGTTGTCACCCACGCCTTCTTCAAAGCACTTTTGTTCCTTGGTGCAGGCGCGGTCATCCACGCCATGGCCCACGACCAAGACATGCGTAATTATGGTGGCCTATGGAAGAAGGTTCCGATCACCTTTTGGACCATGGTGGCCGGCTGGGGCGCGATCGCCGGCATCCCCTGGCTCTTTAGTGGTTTTTGGTCGAAGGAAGCGATTCTTGGTACGGCCGTTAATTCGGAAAACCCGTATGGTTTCGCCGGACTCACGGTCGGTGCCTGGGCGGGATGGGTCGGCTTCGGCGTCGCTTTTCTCACTGCCTGCTACATGACAAGGATGATGATCCTGACCTTCGCCGGAAAGGAGCAAAGGTGGAGGATTGCGCACGCGGTCGAGCACGCGCACGATGACCATGGTCACGCACACGCCGCCGACCACCATGAAGATCATGCAGGGCACGAACTCTCCCCGATCTTCTTCGCCTCTACAGCGGAAGCAGAGGCGGAACAGCTTGCCTTGCAGGAAGACCACCATCACCACCTTGACGAGCACCACGAGCCGCACGAGGTGCCCCCGGTCATGTGGATGCCGCTCGTGGTCCTAGCCATTTTCTCGCTGGGTTGGTTCGGCTACTTGCTCTACGAATCGCCGCAGTTTTCGCTCGAACACTGGCTTGGTTTCGCCCATGGACATGGTGAAGAGGGCCACCACGGCCCGGTTTCCCACACCACGTTACTGTTGATTTCTGCCGTCACATCCCTCGGCGGCATCGCCCTCGCCTTCGCGCTTTATTGGAAGAAACTTCCCGAGCGGGAAGGCTGGGACATGGCCAAGTGGAACCCGGTGCAAAGGTTCGTCGGTGGAAGGGGAATCGACATCACTGGGTTTTCATTGTCCGTCGGCAATATGCTGGGCAGTTTGAGCAAAGCCTTCGACGCGACGATCGACTTCGTGGTGAATGGGGTCGGCATGGTTTCTAAAGGCCTTGGAGGCGTCGGGCGCTTAGTCCAAACGGGTTATGTCCGAGCCTATGCTTTGCTGATGCAGATAGGCGTTATCCTGCTGGTGGGGTACGTCATCTTAACGATCATGATGCGAGGAATGCAGTAG